The following proteins come from a genomic window of Chaetodon auriga isolate fChaAug3 chromosome 16, fChaAug3.hap1, whole genome shotgun sequence:
- the LOC143333465 gene encoding serotonin N-acetyltransferase-like: MSVVGAQFFIKPMQPTPSVSPGIQRRHTLPASEVRPLNTQDAISVFEIEREAFISVSGECPLHLDEVRHFLTLCPELSMGWFEEGRLVAFIIGSLWDQERLTTEALTLHKPCGSTVHIHVLAVHRTFRQQGKGPILMWRYLQYLRCLPNVRRAMLMCEDFLVPFYRKSGFKVLGRCAITVANLTFTEMWYPISGHAYMRRNSEAIRFPQHPLTLPLTKTDEHV; this comes from the exons ATGTCTGTTGTTGGCGCGCAGTTTTTCATCAAACCAATGCAGCCAACACCTTCCGTCTCGCCCGGTATCCAGAGGAGACACACGCTCCCCGCGAGCGAAGTGCGGCCGCTCAACACGCAAGATGCCATAAGTGTCTTCGAAATCGAGCGAGAAG cTTTTATCTCGGTGTCAGGTGAGTGTCCACTCCACCTGGATGAGGTGCGTCATTTCCTCACCCTGTGTCCAGAGCTGTCCATGGGCTGGTTTGAGGAGGGCCGGCTGGTGGCTTTTATCATCGGCTCCCTCTGGGACCAGGAGAGACTCACTACA GAAGCACTGACTCTCCACAAGCCCTGCGGCTCCACCGTCCACATCCACGTCCTCGCTGTCCACCGCACCTTCAGGCAGCAGGGCAAAGGTCCCATTCTGATGTGGCGTTACCTGCAATATCTCCGCTGCCTGCCCAACGTGCGCCGAGCGATGCTGATGTGCGAAGACTTCCTTGTTCCTTTCTACCGCAAGTCAGGCTTCAAGGTTCTGGGGCGCTGCGCCATCACCGTGGCCAACCTGACCTTCACAGAGATGTGGTACCCCATCAGCGGCCACGCATACATGCGGCGCAACAGCGAAGCCATCCGTTTCCCTCAGCATCCTTTGACTCTGCCGCTGACAAAGACTGATGAACACGTATGA
- the LOC143334672 gene encoding envoplakin-like: protein MSQKKEYSPVKITKGQATDLAVLISRMQKNADLVEKIILQTEELLVLDTHRNGKSLHLIHQKVNSDNLAEAERLLKHLFMDVDKSKKLQHPQALEIERDVTNLHDRWAKNCAIYRQLYNQMLNLEPTQKIDWGPLLDEKLKQLTEGAYGPNLADVEKQIAAHNILHQSIEAYNAQLQPSTTTSEAQYATLKEKYAKVLESSQQRRSHLASLYEYMQSCTKELVYLSSQQERILQRDWSDRMVDPSGIRMEYEKFKNNGLLAHEREINQLQEEGDRLVAKKHPGSTAIMAHRDAVQSEWQAFLNLCLAQETHLDNTEDYKKFQLDAETLSESLERLTSTLDPKSLAKKSNPEALLALEGEEPAVKRNEQCLAALKELSSNVVPLKLRRMQPTKPTTAVALCDWETVKRGDTLNLKSISDNKNWELQNSSGKTRTLPGVCFMIPPPDAEALEKVNSLDRALRDLKSRRSALITSLKKPTVEVARPQKTATVQSAPEDPKAAKLASELDRINRALDQSEKEILGRLRAPLDNRNPKQDQQNRLQDHEKSAQTVRKLESEKSAVQREMEPILAKKPLGPITSTLPPKLSSTNKKIDDINELIGVYNKKATASLFLEKQMENVDRIVSGFEEKLTKEGAILDEPNALQSRNKQLQVMRKDVASKKEELNKLGTDLDLTEQACSPLQKSFNEYCPDIRRQENEVKKLKNRYTLVNNQLQERSALIQEATSKNQDFQNAVHSLDFFLVNLPNNEIKPTDDAAQIAAKENSQKRVMADIKKKSDDLNRVKGLSRDLQNVLNAYDVKSNTYRATLNDDDDDSDDNDDEPIPKKFQTSTMAQAVQRQEKNLLNHFSEVSAKNDQRLNQLGTMKNIMARNEEKVSQVVVSQQLQLQSQMKDLEESDSLKNELNEEVARRLHAEKDLETYRKRFVSLKSRRGVERLEEKEVVQYYRDPKLEAELRSLKNLIQDEAFKRSRTHSEIDIFNEKIIKMELELTRTEPKLVTKVLTEYERDPQLDKEAAKIREEMRRLRLEQQTKDTEALQVKTELTALSQRKPKIREKVVKKEVVRLEKDPEMLKAVLMFQGDIAAEESHCKSLNDAIFDTRSQINTLERVIPTIQPKIVTKVVKQVQKDPETCEESKKLRIALKEEQDENTVLMKDLSTFQLRYGEVEKLRPKVEVKEIINEIYRVDPETEIELVRLRKELQESTRNRTDLEKEINTVIATLTTLRAQKPKVEYKEVTQEVIKQEKSPEVVRELQRLNNQVSRLQVNCDSTSELLTHLRKERDELKAEKSKVEIKLVNKELIKYENDPLLEKEADRLRRNVREEISQRRSVEECLFDLQNQYIVLERQKPEEKIVMQEVVRLQKDPKQILEHEKLNRNLDDEMKTRRKLELEVRQLRALVEEKESTLAQVDDRQKRILVESELRQIKSRILELENAPPPVEEKIIIEEVLKVERDPKLETLTDGIRVDLDAESTNINRLEREVRNLKLKLEILQKEKSAEKVVYREVVRVEKDPAVEAEREHLRELVTHERNLRRDQEDKLQSINIKISHLHTSKSVTSQEEATLISDRDALQREKEDLLRQLKMLESQRQSISITFQQQSRLMSERNQMARQRSLKTSSETQRLEKEILNEKDKIHQKDTIIMELQNNIKKEDHSETQTRETNLSTKITIMDPETGKDMSPYDAYLQGLIDRNHYIRLSELECDWEEITSTGPDGDTTILQDRKSGKQYSVKDALKDGRLTQYDLMRYRDGKMHISEFALIVVGEAKKPPIPPIATPRSPTKPTPISPLNSMQPSLRSSYTNLNTQHSGSLNNLSASAGDEHFPISGIFDTTTESRMSVRSALTRKLIDTDTALKLLEAQAASGGIVDLNKKDKLSVHKAAEHGLIETSHMYKLLNAQKAFTGVEDPLTKQRLAVEQAAKKGYMPHDSATRYMEAQYLTGGLVDPSRAGRLSLQEALAANVIDSATVAKLQDEASFTKELVDPITKEKISYKQAMDRCKKDISTGLLLLPVASTDASNAPSYSNYRFSSSHGKV, encoded by the exons GGGTCAGGCCACTGACCTGGCTGTGCTGATTTCCCGCATGCAGAAGAACGCAGACCTAGTGGAGAAGATTATCCTGcaaacagaggagctgctggttttg GACACTCATCGTAATGGAAAGAGTCTGCACCTGATCCACCAGAAGGTGAACTCGGACAACTTGGCGGAGgctgagaggctgctgaagCACCTCTTCATGGATGTGGATAAGTCCAAGAAGCTGCAGCACCCACAGGCTCttgagatagagagaga TGTGACAAATCTGCATGATCGCTGGGCAAAGAACTGCGCCATCTACAGGCAGCTGTATAACCAGATGCTAAATTTGGAGCCAACACAGAAGATCGACTGGGGTCCCCTGCTGGATGAAAAACTG AAACAGCTAACCGAAGGTGCATACGGCCCAAACCTGGCTGATGTAGAGAAGCAGATTGCAGCACATAATATCCTGCACCAGTCGATCGAGGCCTACAACGCCCAGCTGCAGCCCAGCACCACCACGTCAGAG GCGCAGTACGCCACCCTCAAGGAGAAATATGCTAAAGTTTTg GAGAGCTCCCAGCAGAGACGCAGCCACTTGGCTTCTCTGTACGAGTACATGCAGAGCTGCACTAAGGAGCTGGTCTACCTGTCAAGTCAGCAGGAGAGGATCCTCCAGAGAGACTGGAGTGATCGCATGGTGGACCCCTCAGGCATCCGCATGGAGTATGAG AAATTCAAAAATAATGGACTGCTAGCACATGAGAGGGAGATCAaccagctgcaggaggaaggagatCGTCTCGTTGCAAAGAAGCACCCCGGCAGCACAGCGATAATG GCCCACAGAGACGCTGTGCAGTCTGAGTGGCAAGCCTTTCTCAACTTGTGTCtagcacaggaaacacacctggACAACACTGAAGACTACAAGAAG TTCCAGCTGGATGCAGAGACGCTGTCCGAGTCCCTGGAGAGACTCACCTCCACTCTGGACCCAAAGTCTCTGGCCAAAAAGAGCAACCCCGAGGCCCTGCTGGCACTGGAG GGAGAGGAGCCAGCAGTAAAGAGAAATGAGCAGTGTCTGGCTGCCCTCAAGGAGCTCAGCAGCAACGTTGTGCCTCTGAAGTTACGGCGAATGCAGCCCACCAAACCCACCACTGCAGTGGCCCTGTGTGACTGG gAGACAGTGAAACGCGGTGATACGCTAAACCTGAAGTCCATCTCTGATAATAAAAACTGGGAGCTTCAGAACAGCAGTGGCAAGACCAGAACCCTCCCTGGGGTGTGTTTCATGATCCCACCGCCTGATGCTGAGGCCTTGGAGAAAGTAAACAG tctggaCAGAGCACTGCGCGACCTGAAGAGCCGTAGATCTGCACTCATCACCTCCTTGAAGAAGCCCACCGTGGAGGTGGCTCGCCCTCAGAAGACag CGACTGTACAAAGTGCTCCAGAGGATCCCAAAGCTGCAAAGTTAGCCAGCGAACTAGACAGGATCAACAGAGCTCTGGATCAGAGCGAAAAAGAAATCCTGGGTCGACTCAGAGCACCGCTAGACAACCGCAACCCCAAGCAAGACCAGCAGAACAGGCTGCAAGACCATGAG AAATCTGCTCAGACTGTGAGAAAACTGGAGTCTGAGAAGTCTGCGGtccagagagagatggagccGATTCTGGCCAAGAAACCCCTGGGACCCATCACCTCCACCCTGCCCCCCAAACTCAGCTCTACCAACAAGAAGATTGATGACATCAACGAGCTTATTGGTGTTTATAATAAAAA GGCTACAGCCTCCTTGTTCCTAGAGAAGCAGATGGAGAATGTGGACCGCATCGTCTCTGGGTTTGAGGAGAAGCTCACTAAAGAAGGTGCCATTCTTGATGAACCTAATGCACTCCAGAGTCGCAACAAGCAGCTGCAG GTCATGCGTAAGGATGTTGCctcaaaaaaagaagagctgaaTAAATTAGGCACAGACTTGGACCTGACAGAGCAAGCCTGCAGCCCTCTGCAGAAGAGCTTCAATGAATACTGTCCTGACATCCGCCGCCAAGAGAATGAGGTGAAAAAGCTGAAGAACCGTTACACGTTGGTCAATAATCAGCTCCAGGAAAG GTCTGCTCTCATACAGGAAGCAACCAGTAAGAATCAAGATTTCCAGAATGCTGTTCACTCACTGGATTTCTTCTTGGTCAATTTGCCCAACAATGAAATCAAACCCACGGATGATGCGGCGCAGATAGCAGCCAAGGAGAACTCTCAAAAG AGAGTGATGGCGGATATCAAGAAGAAATCAGATGATTTAAACCGTGTCAAAGGTCTTTCCCGTGATCTTCAGAACGTCTTGAAT GCGTATGATGTGAAGTCAAACACGTACCGTGCCACTCTgaatgatgacgatgatgatagtgatgacaatgatgatgaacCAATCCCAAAGAAATTTCAAACTTCAACTATGGCTCAAGCTGTACAGAGACAG GAGAAAAATCTGCTGAATCACTTCTCTGAGGTGTCTGCAAAGAACGACCAGCGACTCAACCAGTTGGGAACGATGAAGAACATCATGGCCAGG AATGAAGAGAAAGTTAGTCAGGTAGttgtcagtcagcagctgcagctacaGAGCCAGATGAAGGACCTGGAGGAGAGTGATAGTCTGAAAAATGAATTGAATGAGGAGGTTGCCAGGCGCTTACATGCTGAGAAAGACCTGGAAACATACCGTAAGAGGTTTGTGTCTctgaagagcaggagaggagtggagaggttggaggagaaggaggtggtgCAATACTACCGTGACCCCAAGTTGGAGGCGGAACTACGGTCCCTGAAAAATCTGATCCAGGATGAAGCTTTTAAGAGATCGAGAACCCATTCAGAGATAGACATTTTCAATGAGAAGATCATCAAAATGGAATTAGAGTTGACCAGAACCGAACCTAAACTGGTGACCAAGGTCCTGACTGAATATGAGAGAGACCCGCAGCTTGACAAAGAAGCCGCCAAGATAAGAGAGGAGATGCGCAGGTTAAGACTAGAGCAGCAAACGAAAGATACTGAGGCACTTCAAGTAAAAACTGAACTCACAGCTTTATCTCAGCGGAAACCCAAAATCAGGGAAAAGGTTGTTAAGAAAGAAGTGGTGAGGCTCGAAAAGGATCCAGAGATGCTGAAAGCTGTTCTCATGTTCCAGGGTGACATTGCAGCAGAGGAATCCCACTGCAAGTCGCTAAACGATGCCATTTTTGATACAAGGAGCCAGATAAACACACTAGAGAGGGTAATACCCACTATCCAACCTAAGATAGTCACCAAAGTGGTGAAGCAAGTGCAGAAAGATCCAGAAACATGTGAAGAGTCAAAGAAACTACGAATCGCCTTGAAGGAGGAGCAAGATGAGAACACTGTCTTGATGAAGGACCTGAGCACCTTTCAGCTACGCTATGGTGAAGTGGAGAAGCTCAGGCCGAAAGTTGAGGTCAAAGAGATCATCAATGAGATCTACAGAGTTGATCCTGAGACAGAAATTGAGCTGGTGCGCCTGAGGAAAGAGCTGCAGGAATCAACCCGAAACCGCACAGACTTGGAGAAAGAGATCAACACGGTGATAGCAACTCTGACTACACTGCGTGCTCAGAAACCCAAAGTGGAGTACAAGGAGGTGACCCAGGAGGTGATAAAGCAAGAGAAAAGCCCAGAAGTTGTCAGGGAATTGCAAAGGCTAAACAACCAAGTTTCCCGTCTGCAAGTTAACTGTGACAGCACCTCAGAGCTGCTGACCCACCTGCGTAAAGAAAGAGACGAGCTGAAAGCTGAAAAATCCAAGGTGGAGATTAAGTTAGTCAATAAAGAGCTCATCAAATATGAGAACGATCCTCTCCTTGAGAAGGAGGCTGACAGACTAAGGAGGAATGTCAGAGAAGAGATTAGCCAACGGCGCAGTGTGGAGGAGTGTCTCTTTGACCTCCAGAACCAGTACATTGTCCTTGAAAGGCAGAAGCCCGAAGAGAAGATTGTAATGCAGGAAGTGGTGCGTCTTCAGAAGGACCCCAAGCAAATCCTGGAGCATGAGAAGCTGAACAGGAACCtggatgatgaaatgaaaacccGTAGAAAGCTTGAATTGGAGGTCAGACAGCTCAGAGCCCTGGttgaagaaaaagagagcaccCTGGCTCAGGTGGATGATCGTCAGAAGAGGATTCTAGTAGAGTCAGAGCTCAGGCAGATCAAATCTCGCATTCTTGAACTTGAAAATGCTCCACCGCCCGTTGAGGAAAAGATCATCATCGAAGAGGTCCTGAAAGTGGAGAGGGACCCGAAGCTGGAAACACTTACTGATGGTATCCGTGTTGACTTGGACGCTGAGAGCACCAATATCAATCGTCTAGAGAGAGAGGTACGCAACCTGAAGCTCAAGTTGGAAATTCTGCAAAAGGAGAAGTCAGCTGAGAAGGTTGTGTACAGAGAAGTTGTTCGTGTAGAGAAAGACCCCGCAGTGGAGGCTGAAAGGGAACATCTAAGAGAGCTAGTAACGCATGAGAGAAATCTCAGGCGTGACCAGGAGGATAAACTTCAGAGCATCAACATCAAAATCAGCCATCTGCACACATCAAAGTCCGTGACCTCTCAGGAGGAGGCCACTCTCATCTCTGACAGAGatgctctgcagagagagaaggaggatcTCCTCAGACAGCTCAAAATGCTCGAGTCTCAGAGACAGAGCATCAGCATAACCTTCCAGCAACAGTCCAGGCTGATGAGTGAGAGAAACCAGATGGCACGGCAGAGGAGTCTTAAAACATCCTCTGAAACACAACGACTGGAGAAAGAAATCCTCAAcgaaaaagacaaaatacacCAGAAAGACACAATCATCATGGAGCTGCAGaacaacattaaaaaagaaGACCACTCAGAAACTCAGACCAGAGAGACAAATCTTTCCACAAAGATCACCATCATGGATCCAGAAACTGGGAAAGACATGTCTCCCTATGATGCCTACTTGCAGGGGCTAATTGATCGCAACCACTACATTCGCCTGTCAGAGTTAGAGTGCGACTGGGAGGAAATCACTTCAACGGGTCCAGACGGAGATACAACAATTCTACAGGATCGCAAAAGTGGGAAGCAATACTCTGTCAAGGATGCTCTGAAGGATGGTCGTTTGACCCAATATGACCTGATGCGCTACAGGGAtggaaaaatgcacatttctgaGTTTGCTCTAATTGTTGTAGGAGAAGCCAAAAAGCCCCCCATTCCTCCAATAGCAACCCCAAGATCGCCCACCAAACCCACCCCGATCTCTCCTTTGAACTCCATGCAACCCTCCCTAAGGTCCTCCTACACCAACCTCAACACTCAGCATAGTGGCAGTTTGAACAACCTCAGTGCTTCAGCTGGTGATGAGCATTTCCCCATCTCTGGTATTTTTGACACCACCACTGAGAGCCGCATGTCTGTGAGAAGTGCCCTGACCCGCAAACtcattgacactgacacagcCCTTAAGCTGCTCGAGGCACAAGCAGCCTCCGGTGGAATCGTTGATCTTAACAAAAAGGACAAACTATCTGTCCACAAGGCAGCTGAACATGGTTTGATTGAAACAAGTCACATGTACAAGCTTCTGAATGCCCAGAAGGCCTTCACTGGAGTTGAGGATCCATTGACCAAACAGCGTCTCGCGGTGGAACAGGCAGCAAAGAAAGGGTACATGCCCCATGACAGTGCCACGAGGTACATGGAGGCACAGTATCTGACTGGTGGGCTGGTGGATCCCTCTAGAGCAGGCCGCCTCAGTCTTCAAGAAGCTCTCGCCGCCAATGTGATTGACAGCGCAACTGTTGCTAAGCTGCAAGATGAGGCTTCCTTCACAAAAGAGCTGGTAGACCCCATCACTAAAGAGAAGATATCATACAAGCAGGCGATGGATCGTTGTAAGAAAGACATCAGCACGGggctcctgctgcttcctgtagCTTCCACTGACGCCTCAAATGCCCCGTCATACTCAAACTATCGGTTCAGTTCCTCCCACGGCAAAGTCTAG